The genomic DNA GACGCGCGTTTTTTCCGGCTCCCGAACCTCGTCCGGCTCGTCATGGGATTTCGTCTGAAGCTTGGTGACATTCATGGGACTTGCCATCACTACTCTCCTTGCACGAGTGAGCAGTTGGTCCGCGGCAGCCTCGTGCGAAACCGCGCGTCGAACGATTGCATGTTAGTCCCGGGCCACGCTCGTCAGCGACTCATTTTTCGCCCGGTAGGTACCCCGGTGGCGTGCATCTCGGGCACGTGCGCGGAATTTCCAGCGCTAAAGTGCTGATTGCGATGCTCAGCCAGACCACCACCACGCTCGACTTCGACACCGATGGCCGCGGCCTTCTGGAAATCACAGGCGCCGTCGCGCAATGGGTCGAACGCACCAGCTTTCAAACCGGGCTGCTGACGCTCTTCATCCGCCATACCTCGGCCAGCCTGCTGGTGCAGGAGAACGCGGATCCGGATGTGCAGGCAGACCTCGACCGTTTCCTTGCGCGCCTGGTGCCCGATGGCGATCCGCTGTTCCGGCACCGCGACGAAGGGCCGGACGACATGCCGGCCCATGTACGTTCGGCGCTGACCGCGGTCCAGCTTTCCATTCCCGTGACGAACGGGCGCATGGCCCTGGGCACCTGGCAGGGCATCTATCTGTGGGAGCACCGGGTGAGGCCGCATCGCAGGCAGGTGGCGCTGCACCTGATCGGG from Variovorax sp. V93 includes the following:
- a CDS encoding secondary thiamine-phosphate synthase enzyme YjbQ, translated to MLSQTTTTLDFDTDGRGLLEITGAVAQWVERTSFQTGLLTLFIRHTSASLLVQENADPDVQADLDRFLARLVPDGDPLFRHRDEGPDDMPAHVRSALTAVQLSIPVTNGRMALGTWQGIYLWEHRVRPHRRQVALHLIGS